Proteins co-encoded in one Oncorhynchus kisutch isolate 150728-3 linkage group LG1, Okis_V2, whole genome shotgun sequence genomic window:
- the atxn7l2a gene encoding ataxin-7-like protein 2a isoform X2, whose translation MKFPDHCTSVTESLFSGSDGDDCSKNGKNAAEAMSLRKEDMSIFGHYPGQDDFYLVVCSHCGQVVKPQAFEKHCERRHGPLSKLYARLRPPPPAPQQRPRHSHSPSSTHATSSSWEGRGQGSGAPRAAPPSPSTPPQFRHTKPPKDVVRHSPLDKSPHSGHSESAVFKQPPPLEPPLSSPLPSLRDPPWPHGDTPPGRPSNSEKTHTQRKEVTSAPNLPAHLRGPRPYNKVASRRECDLDKHCGVLDPERKKVCTRLLTCNIHSIHQRRKVPGRSKNFDQLVAELKTGARIRERGGQTQEGSGSGRSPSPEAPEDPPEPPHCRRPLTNNPAFSRSRASLESAPEEDKPCQEEGSAPSPLTQGRISSDESEGEGPEEPYEYPSSSWHPKPAAVCSFGSHEMGRGVYAFDRRLHHLRSALNAMVEQHISAHLWKKIPQASDLQSQSPSAKNNPSSSSSSSFSSLHSKVRTGSHSTPSLRPPSSSSSHGPGRETRLQIPSHSTVINQSANSSACGSQIVAPAPPPVRQTGPGRPPGPGRPKNPVGRPSKQQLRLREEAAAAAALRKRKAPSQEGEHCGPDRNSIIPQDRGRPPSTSSKTTPPTPHSQTNGTLSPSSKPRPQPSPSEPHSPAAAWAFKRTHPTSGHSSSPPDPHSRGGDSGLHGRGAAGYEHRGLGKKRKGGSSEPSPPSKLHRLPSSPRSNFYPWKDSKGGALPGGLEKKMGTQKPKLHH comes from the exons ATGAAATTCCCTGACCACTGCACCTCAGTCACAGAGTCTCTGTTTTCAGGCTCTGATGGAGATGACTGCAGCAAGAATGGGAAGAACGCAGCCGAGGCAATGTCTCTTAGGAAGGAAG ACATGTCGATCTTCGGCCACTACCCGGGCCAAGATGACTTCTACCTGGTGGTGTGTAGCCACTGTGGCCAGGTGGTCAAGCCCCAGGCTTTTGAGAAGCATTGTGAGAGGAGACATGGCCCCCTGAGCAAGCTGTATGCACGCCTCCGCCCCCCCCCTCCAGCCCCCCAGCAGCGACCCCGCCACAGCCACTCCCCATCCTCCACTCACGCAACCTCTTCCTCCTGGGAAGGAAGGGGGCAAGGGTCCGGAGCACCACGAGCAGcccccccatccccatccaccccCCCCCAGTTCAGACATACCAAGCCCCCCAAGGATGTAGTACG CCACTCCCCCCTAGATAAGAGCCCCCACAGCGGTCACTCTGAGTCGGCTGTGTTTAAGCAGCCTCCACCCCTGGAGCCTCCCCTGagctccccactcccctccctcaGAGACCCACCCTGGCCCCATGGAGACACCCCGCCCGGCCGGCCCTCCAACAGTGAGAAGACACATACCCAGAGGAAGGAGGTCACATCGGCCCCTAACCTCCCTGCCCACCTCCGTGGACCAAGACCCTACAACAAAGTGGCCTCCA GGAGAGAGTGTGATCTCGACAAGCACTGCGGAGTACTAGACCCCGAGAGGAAGAAAGTCTGCACTCGTCTCCTGACCTGCAAT ATTCACTCCATCCACCAGCGGCGGAAGGTTCCTGGTCGGAGTAAAAACTTTGACCAGCTGGTGGCCGAGCTGAAGACTGGGGCCCGGATCCGTGAGCGGGGGGGTCAGACCCAGGAGGGGAGCGGCTCGGGTCGGTCCCCCAGCCCAGAGGCCCCCGAGGACCCCCCAGAACCCCCCCACTGCAGGAGACCCCTCACCAACAACCCTGCCTTTAG TCGGTCCAGGGCGTCTTTAGAAAGCGCTCCAGAGGAGGACAAACCTTGTCAGGAGGAGGGTAGTGCCCCATCACCCCTCACCCAAGGGCGCATCTCCAGCgacgagagcgagggagaggggccTGAGGAGCCGTACGAATACCCTTCCTCCTCCTGGCACCCCAAACCAGCCGCG gTGTGCTCGTTTGGCAGTCATGAGATGGGTCGTGGTGTGTACGCCTTTGACCGACGGCTCCACCACCTGCGGTCGGCACTCAACGCCATGGTGGAGCAGCACATCAGCGCCCACCTCTGGAA GAAAATACCTCAAGCTTCAGACCTCCAGTCCCAGAGTCCCTCTGCAAAGAAcaacccctcttcctcctcctcgtcctccttttcctccctGCATTCTAAAGTCAGGACAGGAAGCCACAGCACCCCTTCTCTCAggcccccctcctcttcttcctcccacGGACCAGGAAGGGAGACACGCCTACAAATCCCCTCCCACTCCACAGTCATTAACCAATCAGCGAACTCCAGTGCTTGTGGCAGCCAAATTGTAGCCCCGGCGCCCCCTCCTGTCCGTCAGACAGGCCCAGGGCGGCCACCAGGGCCCGGAAGGCCCAAGAACCCAGTAGGGCGACCCAGCAAGCAGCAGCTGAGACTCAGAGAGGAGGCTGCTGCTGCCGCAGCCCTCCGTAAGCGCAAAGCCCCGTCACAGGAGGGTGAGCACTGCGGCCCAGACAGGAACTCTATCATCCCCCAGGACCGGGGACGGCCCCCCTCCACTTCCTCTAAGACCACCCCGCCCACTCCTCACAGCCAGACCAATGGTACTCTCTCCCCCAGCAGCAAACCCCGCCCCCAGCCATCCCCCTCGGAGCCCCATTCGCCAGCGGCAGCCTGGGCGTTTAAACGGACACATCCAACCTCTGGACACTCTTCCTCCCCACCCGACCCTCACAGCCGAGGTGGGGACTCAGGACTACACGGGAGGGGGGCGGCGGGGTACGAGCACAGGGGGCTGGGGAAGAAACGCAAGGGGGGCAGCAGTGAACCCTCGCCCCCCTCTAAACTGCAccgccttccctcctcccctcgctCCAATTTCTACCCCTGGAAGGACAGTAAGGGGGGGGCGCTGCCTGGTGGGTTGGAGAAGAAAATGGGCACACAGAAG CCAAAACTGCACCATTAA
- the atxn7l2a gene encoding ataxin-7-like protein 2a isoform X1: MMAVCERAVKVMAALERRVPSLDDFVGQSWSAWAERAGVTASEGSDGDDCSKNGKNAAEAMSLRKEDMSIFGHYPGQDDFYLVVCSHCGQVVKPQAFEKHCERRHGPLSKLYARLRPPPPAPQQRPRHSHSPSSTHATSSSWEGRGQGSGAPRAAPPSPSTPPQFRHTKPPKDVVRHSPLDKSPHSGHSESAVFKQPPPLEPPLSSPLPSLRDPPWPHGDTPPGRPSNSEKTHTQRKEVTSAPNLPAHLRGPRPYNKVASRRECDLDKHCGVLDPERKKVCTRLLTCNIHSIHQRRKVPGRSKNFDQLVAELKTGARIRERGGQTQEGSGSGRSPSPEAPEDPPEPPHCRRPLTNNPAFSRSRASLESAPEEDKPCQEEGSAPSPLTQGRISSDESEGEGPEEPYEYPSSSWHPKPAAVCSFGSHEMGRGVYAFDRRLHHLRSALNAMVEQHISAHLWKKIPQASDLQSQSPSAKNNPSSSSSSSFSSLHSKVRTGSHSTPSLRPPSSSSSHGPGRETRLQIPSHSTVINQSANSSACGSQIVAPAPPPVRQTGPGRPPGPGRPKNPVGRPSKQQLRLREEAAAAAALRKRKAPSQEGEHCGPDRNSIIPQDRGRPPSTSSKTTPPTPHSQTNGTLSPSSKPRPQPSPSEPHSPAAAWAFKRTHPTSGHSSSPPDPHSRGGDSGLHGRGAAGYEHRGLGKKRKGGSSEPSPPSKLHRLPSSPRSNFYPWKDSKGGALPGGLEKKMGTQKPKLHH; this comes from the exons ATGATGGCGGTGTGTGAACGCGCAGTAAAAGTAATGGCTGCTCTGGAACGGCGGGTGCCTAGTCTCGATGATTTCGTGGGCCAAAGCTGGAGCGCTTGGGCTGAGAGAGCCGGTGTGACTGCGTCGGAAG GCTCTGATGGAGATGACTGCAGCAAGAATGGGAAGAACGCAGCCGAGGCAATGTCTCTTAGGAAGGAAG ACATGTCGATCTTCGGCCACTACCCGGGCCAAGATGACTTCTACCTGGTGGTGTGTAGCCACTGTGGCCAGGTGGTCAAGCCCCAGGCTTTTGAGAAGCATTGTGAGAGGAGACATGGCCCCCTGAGCAAGCTGTATGCACGCCTCCGCCCCCCCCCTCCAGCCCCCCAGCAGCGACCCCGCCACAGCCACTCCCCATCCTCCACTCACGCAACCTCTTCCTCCTGGGAAGGAAGGGGGCAAGGGTCCGGAGCACCACGAGCAGcccccccatccccatccaccccCCCCCAGTTCAGACATACCAAGCCCCCCAAGGATGTAGTACG CCACTCCCCCCTAGATAAGAGCCCCCACAGCGGTCACTCTGAGTCGGCTGTGTTTAAGCAGCCTCCACCCCTGGAGCCTCCCCTGagctccccactcccctccctcaGAGACCCACCCTGGCCCCATGGAGACACCCCGCCCGGCCGGCCCTCCAACAGTGAGAAGACACATACCCAGAGGAAGGAGGTCACATCGGCCCCTAACCTCCCTGCCCACCTCCGTGGACCAAGACCCTACAACAAAGTGGCCTCCA GGAGAGAGTGTGATCTCGACAAGCACTGCGGAGTACTAGACCCCGAGAGGAAGAAAGTCTGCACTCGTCTCCTGACCTGCAAT ATTCACTCCATCCACCAGCGGCGGAAGGTTCCTGGTCGGAGTAAAAACTTTGACCAGCTGGTGGCCGAGCTGAAGACTGGGGCCCGGATCCGTGAGCGGGGGGGTCAGACCCAGGAGGGGAGCGGCTCGGGTCGGTCCCCCAGCCCAGAGGCCCCCGAGGACCCCCCAGAACCCCCCCACTGCAGGAGACCCCTCACCAACAACCCTGCCTTTAG TCGGTCCAGGGCGTCTTTAGAAAGCGCTCCAGAGGAGGACAAACCTTGTCAGGAGGAGGGTAGTGCCCCATCACCCCTCACCCAAGGGCGCATCTCCAGCgacgagagcgagggagaggggccTGAGGAGCCGTACGAATACCCTTCCTCCTCCTGGCACCCCAAACCAGCCGCG gTGTGCTCGTTTGGCAGTCATGAGATGGGTCGTGGTGTGTACGCCTTTGACCGACGGCTCCACCACCTGCGGTCGGCACTCAACGCCATGGTGGAGCAGCACATCAGCGCCCACCTCTGGAA GAAAATACCTCAAGCTTCAGACCTCCAGTCCCAGAGTCCCTCTGCAAAGAAcaacccctcttcctcctcctcgtcctccttttcctccctGCATTCTAAAGTCAGGACAGGAAGCCACAGCACCCCTTCTCTCAggcccccctcctcttcttcctcccacGGACCAGGAAGGGAGACACGCCTACAAATCCCCTCCCACTCCACAGTCATTAACCAATCAGCGAACTCCAGTGCTTGTGGCAGCCAAATTGTAGCCCCGGCGCCCCCTCCTGTCCGTCAGACAGGCCCAGGGCGGCCACCAGGGCCCGGAAGGCCCAAGAACCCAGTAGGGCGACCCAGCAAGCAGCAGCTGAGACTCAGAGAGGAGGCTGCTGCTGCCGCAGCCCTCCGTAAGCGCAAAGCCCCGTCACAGGAGGGTGAGCACTGCGGCCCAGACAGGAACTCTATCATCCCCCAGGACCGGGGACGGCCCCCCTCCACTTCCTCTAAGACCACCCCGCCCACTCCTCACAGCCAGACCAATGGTACTCTCTCCCCCAGCAGCAAACCCCGCCCCCAGCCATCCCCCTCGGAGCCCCATTCGCCAGCGGCAGCCTGGGCGTTTAAACGGACACATCCAACCTCTGGACACTCTTCCTCCCCACCCGACCCTCACAGCCGAGGTGGGGACTCAGGACTACACGGGAGGGGGGCGGCGGGGTACGAGCACAGGGGGCTGGGGAAGAAACGCAAGGGGGGCAGCAGTGAACCCTCGCCCCCCTCTAAACTGCAccgccttccctcctcccctcgctCCAATTTCTACCCCTGGAAGGACAGTAAGGGGGGGGCGCTGCCTGGTGGGTTGGAGAAGAAAATGGGCACACAGAAG CCAAAACTGCACCATTAA
- the sypl2a gene encoding synaptophysin-like protein 2a codes for MEFIQKLLSGFRLDLGPLKEPLGFIRVLEWVFTIFAFATTGGYSGTTQILVKCVGEELKTVGARFSYPFRLSSYGPFMVPACNSSAANATYLQGDYSSSAEFYVSVGVLGFLYCTATLVLYLGYQHVYREGRGPTFDLLVTGAFAFLWLVSSSAWGKGLTDVKWATNPLHLVEACQPQCSPGEYPSMGKLNASVIFGFLNLILWAGNCWFIFKETPFHKDSNPATTMEGGVPSS; via the exons ATGGAATTTATTCAG AAACTGCTTTCGGGATTCAGACTTGACCTGGGACCGTTGAAAGAACCTCTGGGATTTATTCGGGTTCTAGAATGG GTGTTCACCATCTTTGCCTTTGCCACCACGGGGGGTTATTCTGGGACGACCCAAATCCTTGTGAAATGTGTGGGGGAGGAGCTCAAGACCGTAGGGGCAAGGTTCAGCTACCCCTTCAG GTTGTCTAGCTACGGCCCTTTCATGGTGCCTGCATGTAACAGCAGCGCTGCGAATGCGACCTACCTCCAGGGCGACTACTCCTCCTCAGCCGAGTTCTATGTCAGTGTCGGTGTCTTGGGCTTCCTGTACTGCACCGCCACCCTGGTGCTCTACCTGGGCTACCAGCATGTGTACCGCGAGGGCCGCGGACCCACCTTT GACCTGTTGGTGACTGGTGCCTTTGCCTTCCTGTGGCTGGTGTCCTCCTCTGCCTGGGGGAAGGGCCTGACTGATGTGAAGTGGGCCACCAACCCATTACACCTGGTTGAGGCCTGCCAGCCCCAGTGCTCACCTGGAGAGTACCCGTCCATGGGAAAACTCAATGCCTCTGTG ATTTTCGGGTTTCTGAACCTCATCCTGTGGGCAGGTAACTGTTGGTTCATCTTTAAGGAGACTCCATTCCACAAAGACTCCAACCCAGCAACCACCATGGAGGGTGGAGTCCCCAGCTCTTAA